In the genome of Streptomyces sp. NBC_00190, one region contains:
- a CDS encoding MAB_1171c family putative transporter: protein MNSVRYPLGALVCWLAFARTLPPVLRRGPQPALVALCASFGCQGMYLAMSTPSHLTGKLFGTVTWYNVSVQMWIIAAIACQQVLLIHWLHPREEARVRARRRLALMACVPLAMAVLFELAVLHGPPRNNFVHPREQPYFVAYQVVYLTAFALGKAVVAKACWFYARLTEDVWVRRGLRTAAVGACLDLVYSLGRFADVFLVHRGWDPSAWADVTRTCLTVGLTLNTVGWTAPLWGSRVRAVQAWWADYRRFRRLRPLWYALYRAHPETSLQPAPRSDLFALWDLRFRLHRRVIEIRDGCLALGGQVAPGLAPAPGPDGSEEERARWEAARIAAALAARPGRDGRGDRVDDAGPVSVMSPGDLDFSADVRWLVQVSQAFASAPVARPEPDRATVP from the coding sequence ATGAACAGTGTCCGCTACCCGCTGGGCGCGCTGGTCTGCTGGCTGGCGTTCGCCCGCACCCTCCCGCCGGTCCTGCGGCGCGGACCGCAGCCGGCGCTCGTCGCCCTGTGCGCGTCGTTCGGCTGCCAGGGCATGTACCTCGCCATGTCGACCCCCAGCCACCTGACCGGAAAGCTCTTCGGCACGGTCACCTGGTACAACGTCTCCGTCCAGATGTGGATCATCGCGGCGATCGCCTGCCAGCAGGTGCTGCTCATCCACTGGCTGCACCCGCGGGAGGAGGCCCGCGTCCGCGCGCGCCGCCGGCTTGCCCTGATGGCCTGTGTGCCGTTGGCGATGGCCGTCCTCTTCGAGCTGGCCGTGCTGCACGGACCTCCCCGGAACAATTTCGTACACCCGCGGGAGCAGCCGTACTTCGTGGCCTACCAGGTCGTCTACCTCACGGCCTTCGCCCTCGGAAAGGCCGTGGTGGCGAAGGCGTGCTGGTTCTACGCCCGGCTGACCGAGGACGTCTGGGTACGGCGTGGACTGCGGACGGCGGCGGTCGGCGCGTGCCTCGACCTCGTCTACTCCCTGGGGCGGTTCGCGGACGTGTTCCTCGTGCACCGCGGATGGGACCCGTCCGCCTGGGCGGACGTCACGCGGACCTGTCTGACGGTGGGGCTGACCCTGAACACCGTCGGATGGACGGCGCCGTTGTGGGGCTCGCGGGTGCGGGCGGTACAGGCCTGGTGGGCCGACTACCGCCGCTTCCGCCGGCTGCGCCCGCTCTGGTACGCCCTGTACCGGGCCCACCCCGAGACGTCCCTGCAGCCCGCTCCCCGCAGCGATCTCTTCGCCCTGTGGGACCTGCGTTTCCGCCTGCACCGGCGGGTGATCGAGATCAGGGACGGCTGCCTTGCCCTGGGCGGGCAGGTTGCCCCCGGACTGGCCCCCGCCCCGGGGCCGGACGGGAGCGAGGAGGAGCGGGCGCGGTGGGAGGCGGCGCGCATCGCGGCCGCCCTTGCCGCGCGGCCCGGGCGGGACGGGAGGGGGGACCGGGTGGACGACGCCGGCCCCGTGTCGGTGATGAGCCCGGGCGACCTGGACTTCTCCGCCGACGTGCGGTGGCTGGTCCAGGTCTCCCAGGCCTTCGCCTCCGCTCCGGTCGCGCGGCCGGAGCCCGACCGCGCGACCGTCCCGTAA
- a CDS encoding SMP-30/gluconolactonase/LRE family protein: MSVEVVLRAVAAFAECPTWDTADGTLLWVDMNRSEVHRLCPADGTDAVLRFEQPVAAAKPRAGGGLVLSMRDGVAVCEPDGSLRPLADWSAEGVRGNDAGVDGLGRLWVGTMAGPSAPGWLGRVSAQGVTHRALSGARLSNGIAWSPDGRRMYFVDTPTCRIDVLDYDLSTGEATGPRPFAELTGTAGVPDGLCVDTDGGVWVALFRGGAVRRYTPRGTLDREIRFPAALTTACGFGGTDLTDLYVTTARRAPEHDEPLAGSVFVVPGAGQGLAPTAFAD, from the coding sequence GTGAGCGTGGAGGTGGTGCTGCGCGCGGTGGCTGCCTTCGCCGAATGCCCGACCTGGGACACGGCCGACGGAACGCTGCTGTGGGTCGACATGAACCGCAGCGAGGTGCACCGGCTGTGCCCCGCGGACGGCACCGACGCGGTCCTGCGCTTCGAACAGCCCGTCGCCGCCGCCAAGCCCCGGGCCGGCGGCGGCCTGGTGCTCAGCATGCGCGACGGTGTGGCGGTGTGCGAGCCCGACGGGTCGCTGCGCCCGCTCGCCGACTGGTCGGCAGAAGGGGTACGGGGCAACGACGCGGGTGTCGACGGGCTGGGCCGCCTCTGGGTCGGCACGATGGCCGGCCCGTCCGCCCCGGGCTGGCTGGGCCGCGTATCCGCCCAGGGCGTGACGCACCGCGCCCTCTCGGGTGCCCGCCTGAGCAACGGCATCGCCTGGAGCCCGGACGGCCGCCGGATGTACTTCGTCGACACCCCCACGTGCCGTATCGACGTGCTCGACTACGACCTGTCCACGGGGGAGGCAACCGGCCCGCGTCCGTTCGCCGAACTGACCGGCACGGCCGGTGTGCCCGACGGTCTGTGCGTCGACACCGACGGCGGCGTGTGGGTGGCCCTCTTCCGTGGCGGCGCGGTCCGCCGCTACACGCCCCGGGGCACGCTCGACCGGGAGATCCGCTTCCCCGCCGCGCTCACCACGGCGTGCGGCTTCGGCGGGACGGACCTGACCGACCTCTACGTCACCACGGCGCGGCGTGCGCCCGAGCACGACGAACCGCTCGCGGGCAGCGTCTTCGTCGTGCCCGGTGCGGGCCAGGGCCTCGCTCCCACGGCGTTCGCCGACTGA
- a CDS encoding XRE family transcriptional regulator, with the protein MPPLADKVDKLFRTIRTNGREYTYEEVARGCSQLSGGTFSKTYVWQLRTGQRDNPTKRHLEALAAFFRVPAAYFFDDDTAERVDAQLAIASAMGNAEVRDIALRAMSMDDSGRKHLARIIREVSLLHSAASARGQAGRADGRADEPGDREADGTAGAGE; encoded by the coding sequence ATGCCCCCCTTGGCCGACAAGGTCGACAAACTCTTCAGGACCATCCGCACCAACGGCCGGGAGTACACCTACGAGGAGGTCGCGCGTGGCTGCAGCCAGCTGAGCGGCGGCACGTTCTCCAAGACGTACGTCTGGCAGCTGCGCACCGGACAGCGCGACAACCCCACCAAGCGGCATCTGGAGGCGCTGGCGGCGTTCTTCCGTGTGCCCGCCGCGTACTTCTTCGACGACGACACCGCCGAGCGGGTCGACGCGCAGCTCGCCATTGCCTCGGCGATGGGCAACGCCGAGGTCCGTGACATCGCCCTGCGGGCCATGAGCATGGACGACTCCGGCCGCAAGCATCTGGCGCGCATCATCCGCGAGGTCAGTCTGCTGCACTCGGCGGCCTCCGCCCGCGGGCAGGCGGGCCGCGCCGACGGGCGGGCTGACGAGCCGGGGGACAGAGAAGCCGACGGCACTGCGGGCGCCGGGGAATAG
- a CDS encoding response regulator transcription factor, with the protein MELIRILIADDHTLLRDALAELLDAEEDFDVVAVAGNAAETVRLAAELRPHVLLLDIEMPGNQDPAATVRHLRQAAPETQVMVLTMHDDPGLVQSLLPLGIRGFLHKTVSHQSLAGTVRDVCAGGSRVTISLSARSLAAPAPADIAPLSVRETQVMELAASGLSNYRIARRLDIAEGTVKRHMRNIFDKLDAGSRVEAANKAVQRGLIAPPVTAPRGLRDARSLPDVVLRGPHSLPGAVLR; encoded by the coding sequence ATGGAACTCATTCGCATCCTGATAGCCGACGACCACACCCTGCTGCGTGACGCGCTGGCGGAACTCCTCGACGCGGAGGAGGACTTCGACGTGGTGGCCGTGGCCGGCAACGCCGCCGAGACCGTGCGCCTGGCCGCCGAACTCCGGCCCCACGTACTCCTCCTGGACATCGAAATGCCCGGCAACCAGGACCCGGCCGCCACCGTCCGGCACCTGCGCCAGGCCGCGCCGGAGACCCAGGTCATGGTGCTGACCATGCATGACGACCCGGGGCTGGTCCAGTCGCTGCTGCCGCTCGGCATCCGGGGGTTCCTGCACAAGACCGTGAGCCACCAGTCTCTGGCCGGCACGGTGCGCGACGTGTGCGCCGGCGGCAGCCGGGTCACCATCTCGCTCTCCGCCCGGAGTCTGGCCGCTCCCGCACCCGCGGACATCGCGCCGCTCTCGGTCCGCGAGACGCAGGTCATGGAGCTCGCAGCCAGCGGACTGAGCAACTACCGCATCGCACGCCGACTCGACATCGCCGAGGGCACCGTGAAACGCCATATGCGAAACATCTTCGACAAGCTGGACGCGGGGTCCCGGGTGGAGGCGGCCAACAAGGCGGTGCAGCGCGGTCTGATCGCTCCTCCCGTGACCGCCCCTCGCGGACTACGGGACGCCCGCAGCCTGCCCGACGTCGTACTCCGGGGCCCGCACAGCCTGCCGGGCGCCGTCCTGCGGTAG
- a CDS encoding FAD-dependent oxidoreductase yields the protein MTESSQVLIVGAGPVGLVTGIELLRRGVPVRVVDRSERPNPHSKAIALWPRGIEALARFGAADELHRRGVVLRAQNYHSQGERVARLAFGGMRRTRYPYALSIPQQETEAVLRDTFRGLGGTIEFGTSLTSFTQDDAGVNAELETAGGRVTERVGWVVGCDGAHSRVREVLGVPFRGSSYPQQFLLTDGPVRTSLAHDEVHYFMSPAGVLVVVGLPGGMYRTFVSAAPDLAVDDPRDAVQRAASERCPVPIELIGEQRTGVFRVHRKMADRLRVGRVLLAGDAAHIHSPAGGQGLNTGIEDAASLAWRLAGVREGRWGDEALAQWEEERLRVARAVVGDTDLQTRMWMMSGWRARARDAALGAAGRSGVLNRVVVPRQAQLSFAHPGPRQRAGHLRTGMRLPDVPLDAERGRWLRDELGAPAPLLLLFPGTGSHRRDVEDLADIFRKAHESVRVTVISDTNNIGHSLLRLSRPCAVLVRPDGTVAALSDPFRDELHSAVRDLAGQTAPVR from the coding sequence ATGACCGAATCGTCGCAGGTGCTCATCGTCGGAGCGGGCCCCGTGGGGCTCGTCACGGGGATCGAACTCCTCAGGCGAGGCGTGCCGGTTCGCGTCGTCGACCGCTCCGAGCGTCCCAACCCCCACTCCAAGGCGATCGCCCTGTGGCCACGGGGCATCGAGGCCCTGGCCCGGTTCGGTGCCGCGGACGAACTGCACCGGCGCGGCGTGGTGTTGCGCGCGCAGAACTACCACTCGCAGGGGGAGCGTGTCGCCCGTCTGGCGTTCGGCGGAATGCGCCGCACGCGCTACCCGTACGCCCTGTCGATTCCGCAGCAGGAGACGGAAGCGGTCCTGCGGGACACCTTCCGAGGGCTGGGAGGGACGATCGAGTTCGGGACGTCCCTGACCTCCTTCACCCAGGACGACGCCGGGGTGAACGCCGAGTTGGAGACGGCCGGGGGCCGGGTGACGGAACGCGTCGGCTGGGTCGTCGGCTGCGACGGCGCGCACAGCAGGGTCCGCGAGGTGCTGGGAGTGCCCTTCCGGGGCAGTTCGTATCCGCAGCAGTTCCTGCTCACGGACGGTCCGGTCCGTACCTCGCTGGCCCATGACGAGGTCCACTACTTCATGTCGCCCGCCGGAGTGCTGGTGGTGGTGGGGCTGCCGGGCGGCATGTACCGGACGTTCGTGAGCGCGGCGCCCGACCTGGCGGTGGACGACCCCCGGGATGCCGTGCAGCGCGCGGCCTCGGAGCGGTGCCCGGTGCCGATCGAGCTGATCGGTGAGCAGCGCACGGGAGTGTTCCGGGTGCACCGCAAGATGGCCGACAGGCTGCGGGTCGGCCGGGTGCTGCTGGCGGGCGACGCCGCGCACATCCACAGCCCGGCGGGCGGTCAAGGGCTGAACACCGGTATCGAGGACGCGGCTTCGCTGGCCTGGCGCCTCGCCGGGGTGCGCGAGGGCCGGTGGGGCGACGAGGCACTGGCGCAGTGGGAGGAGGAACGGCTCAGGGTCGCGCGGGCCGTGGTCGGCGACACCGACCTCCAGACGCGCATGTGGATGATGAGCGGCTGGCGTGCGCGGGCCCGGGACGCGGCGCTGGGGGCCGCGGGACGCAGCGGTGTCCTGAACCGCGTCGTCGTGCCGCGCCAGGCGCAGTTGTCCTTCGCGCATCCGGGGCCGCGCCAGCGGGCCGGCCATCTGCGGACCGGCATGCGACTGCCGGACGTGCCGCTCGACGCGGAGCGCGGGCGCTGGCTGCGGGACGAGCTGGGCGCCCCCGCGCCGCTGTTGCTGCTCTTCCCCGGAACGGGAAGCCACCGCAGGGACGTCGAGGACCTGGCCGATATCTTTCGGAAGGCACACGAGAGCGTCCGCGTCACAGTGATTTCCGATACGAACAATATCGGCCACTCGTTGCTGCGGCTGAGCCGCCCGTGTGCCGTTCTCGTGCGGCCCGACGGCACGGTTGCCGCGCTGAGCGACCCGTTTCGTGACGAACTCCACTCGGCGGTCCGGGATTTGGCCGGGCAAACTGCCCCGGTTCGGTAG
- a CDS encoding 4'-phosphopantetheinyl transferase superfamily protein — translation MPVLAVRPARDVIAVLRLADGYGDGYEYGDCMHPAERALMRGNSRARRRDFAAGRAAAADALRLLGRSGPVLREARRPRFPTGVRGSISHCRGAVATCLATTRTDVAAVGVDVERVGRLSPETAGLVCTPPERALLAGGDAGGRLLTVVFSAKEAFYKAATALDLPREPVFHDLEVLPDPGHENGNGNGLCLTPAAGLLPDGCTVRGQVRSVGPYVWTTVLLQTDP, via the coding sequence ATGCCGGTCCTGGCCGTGCGCCCCGCACGGGACGTGATCGCCGTCCTGCGCCTGGCAGACGGATACGGGGACGGGTACGAGTACGGGGACTGCATGCATCCGGCGGAGCGGGCCCTGATGCGGGGCAACTCACGGGCCCGCCGCCGTGACTTCGCCGCGGGGCGCGCCGCGGCCGCCGACGCCCTGCGGCTGCTGGGCCGGTCGGGACCGGTCCTGCGCGAGGCCCGGCGCCCCCGCTTCCCGACGGGGGTACGAGGATCCATCAGCCACTGCCGGGGCGCGGTCGCCACCTGTCTGGCCACCACCCGGACGGACGTGGCCGCCGTGGGTGTGGACGTCGAACGCGTCGGCCGGCTCTCGCCGGAGACCGCCGGCCTCGTCTGCACACCACCGGAGCGGGCCCTGTTGGCCGGCGGCGACGCGGGCGGACGACTCCTCACGGTGGTGTTCTCGGCGAAGGAAGCCTTCTACAAGGCGGCCACCGCCCTGGACCTCCCCCGCGAGCCGGTCTTCCACGACCTGGAGGTCCTCCCGGACCCCGGCCACGAGAACGGCAACGGCAACGGGCTCTGCCTGACACCCGCCGCAGGGCTCCTCCCCGACGGATGCACCGTGCGGGGCCAGGTCCGGTCCGTCGGCCCGTACGTCTGGACGACAGTGCTGCTCCAGACCGACCCCTGA
- a CDS encoding AfsR/SARP family transcriptional regulator: protein MNGDAHGVADGLTEVLAAVAGQICFSVLGALGVSTGTTPHTLRGPMVNKVMALLLLRAGQVVEVDTFIDELWEERPPRWALSTLRTHVYHLRRQLDEVLEFPAQQLLHTRVSGYLLDIDPEQLDATRFTRLFRDSERLLALDRPDEAVAACREGLALWQGRALSTVRPGRVLAGHVQYLEELRVRAHQVRVEAEMRRGRHTHLVPELRDLVAAHPFNEWFHHSLIESLRESGRRGEALSAFQALRTMLRDELGLEPADVPSWSVPA, encoded by the coding sequence GTGAACGGCGATGCGCACGGTGTCGCCGACGGACTGACGGAGGTGCTGGCAGCAGTGGCCGGCCAGATCTGTTTCTCGGTGCTCGGAGCTCTCGGCGTCTCCACGGGCACCACCCCACACACCCTGCGCGGCCCGATGGTGAACAAGGTGATGGCCCTGCTCCTGCTGCGGGCGGGCCAGGTGGTGGAGGTCGACACCTTCATCGACGAGCTGTGGGAGGAGCGGCCCCCGCGCTGGGCGCTCAGCACTCTGCGCACGCACGTCTACCATCTGCGCCGCCAGCTCGACGAGGTCCTGGAGTTCCCCGCCCAACAGCTGTTGCACACCCGCGTGTCCGGCTATCTCCTGGACATCGACCCCGAGCAGCTGGATGCCACACGGTTCACGCGGCTGTTCCGGGACAGCGAGCGGCTGCTCGCCCTGGACCGGCCGGACGAGGCCGTCGCCGCCTGCCGTGAGGGGCTGGCGCTGTGGCAGGGCCGCGCCCTGTCCACGGTGCGCCCGGGGCGGGTCCTCGCCGGTCACGTCCAGTACCTGGAGGAGTTGCGGGTACGGGCCCACCAGGTGCGCGTCGAGGCGGAGATGCGCCGCGGCCGCCACACCCACCTCGTACCCGAACTGCGCGACCTGGTCGCCGCGCACCCCTTCAACGAGTGGTTCCACCACTCGTTGATCGAGTCCCTGCGGGAGTCGGGCCGACGCGGTGAGGCGCTCAGCGCCTTCCAGGCGCTCAGGACCATGCTCCGGGACGAGCTGGGTCTCGAACCCGCCGACGTTCCGTCGTGGAGCGTGCCTGCGTGA
- a CDS encoding toxin: protein MRFLQRRRRRSGLQALRRESRQRLASFGLPESYDLMTLCDHLSGSRGRPIHLLPMPLDASGPCGLWLAFSDADYVVYEQHTSRHHQEHIIAHELAHMLCGHRSGTADSPAVATLFPDLDPSLVQDLLCRDNYSDTQEREAEVMAFLLGEGLRSQQGTAAAETDGVLGRIQGSLDWRRRDRT, encoded by the coding sequence ATGCGATTCCTACAGCGACGTCGGCGCCGGTCCGGCCTCCAGGCGCTGCGCCGGGAGAGCCGGCAGCGGCTGGCCTCCTTCGGGCTGCCCGAGTCCTACGACCTCATGACCCTGTGCGACCACCTCAGCGGCTCCCGGGGCCGGCCCATCCATCTGCTGCCCATGCCCCTGGACGCGTCCGGTCCGTGCGGGCTGTGGCTGGCCTTCTCGGACGCCGACTACGTCGTCTACGAGCAGCACACCAGCCGGCACCACCAGGAGCACATCATCGCCCACGAGCTGGCGCACATGCTGTGCGGCCACCGCAGCGGAACCGCGGACTCGCCGGCCGTCGCCACGCTCTTCCCGGACCTCGACCCGTCGCTCGTGCAGGACCTGCTGTGCCGGGACAACTACTCCGACACCCAGGAGCGGGAGGCGGAGGTGATGGCGTTCCTCCTCGGTGAAGGCCTGCGCTCGCAGCAAGGCACGGCAGCCGCCGAGACGGACGGGGTACTCGGCCGCATCCAGGGCTCGCTCGACTGGCGCCGCCGGGACCGGACATGA
- a CDS encoding sensor histidine kinase has translation MGDISAPEHDDAHRTADRADPAPDRPGPRLRRAAADVLARYADALTAEGHPLVDLPELWRDTRARAALLLAECARALDATARPRTPGHLDHAPAEASFRELGARWAAADLGLAGCLSAMDRLTDALVATVDAAGREPDAEHAADIVRRVSARHTRAAAHGYETRLRAHRPAPGDDCCGRLARDVHDHLGGSLALAFRHLELHQLKTRTAGSDDPGTQRHLAAVQDALREATDLTRRLVTGLRETRSAAQDGLEESLRRHADRLNLAGVPVRLTVEGDESRVPPAHRREIVLVVGEFLRNSFTHADPQAVTIGLRISHHRVDVQATDDGRGFHPDTRREHRGGLTAMRERVTQMGGRCLLLSAPRKGTRLLLWVPLTTGHGPHPGETWNSFAS, from the coding sequence GTGGGAGACATCTCTGCGCCGGAACATGACGACGCGCACCGTACGGCGGACCGCGCGGATCCGGCCCCGGACCGGCCCGGCCCCCGCCTGAGGAGAGCCGCCGCCGACGTCCTGGCCCGCTACGCGGACGCCCTGACGGCCGAGGGCCATCCGCTCGTGGACCTCCCGGAACTGTGGCGGGACACCCGCGCCCGGGCCGCACTGCTCCTCGCGGAGTGCGCCCGCGCCCTCGACGCGACCGCCCGGCCCCGGACGCCCGGACACCTGGACCACGCACCCGCGGAGGCGTCCTTCCGCGAGCTCGGCGCCCGATGGGCCGCCGCGGACCTCGGGCTCGCCGGCTGCCTGTCCGCCATGGACCGGCTCACGGACGCACTCGTCGCGACGGTGGACGCGGCGGGCCGGGAGCCGGACGCCGAACATGCGGCGGACATCGTGCGCCGGGTGTCCGCCCGCCACACCCGGGCCGCGGCCCACGGCTACGAGACCCGGCTGCGGGCGCACCGACCTGCGCCCGGCGACGACTGCTGCGGCCGCCTGGCCCGCGACGTCCACGACCACCTGGGCGGCAGCCTGGCCCTGGCCTTCCGCCACCTGGAGCTCCACCAGCTCAAGACCCGGACCGCGGGCTCGGACGATCCGGGAACGCAGCGGCACCTCGCGGCGGTCCAGGACGCGCTGCGGGAGGCCACCGACCTGACGCGCCGCCTGGTGACCGGACTGCGCGAAACCCGCAGCGCCGCGCAGGACGGCCTCGAGGAATCGCTGCGCCGCCACGCGGACCGGCTCAACCTGGCCGGAGTTCCCGTGCGGCTGACGGTGGAGGGTGACGAGTCGCGGGTGCCGCCCGCCCACCGCCGGGAGATCGTCCTCGTCGTCGGGGAATTCCTGCGCAACTCCTTCACCCACGCTGATCCGCAGGCCGTCACGATCGGCTTACGGATCTCACACCACCGCGTCGACGTCCAGGCCACCGACGACGGGCGGGGCTTCCACCCCGACACCCGCCGCGAACACCGAGGCGGACTGACGGCCATGCGTGAGCGGGTGACACAGATGGGCGGGCGCTGCCTGCTGCTCAGCGCTCCGCGAAAGGGCACCCGGCTGTTGCTGTGGGTGCCGCTGACCACCGGCCACGGGCCGCATCCGGGGGAGACATGGAACTCATTCGCATCCTGA
- a CDS encoding DUF1611 domain-containing protein — protein MLLSEFSQLPLPAVLFADGVFAHPEGKTVQGVIRHSTVLRPVAVVDRSHPHPTSASVLPGTDIPVVGSVAEAMKYGPEALVVALTESDFGESLDGKFLHTPRDPGDLPDFWWDEIHTAVRSGLHVISCLHVQLLGTELAGMLSEGQRIVDVRRPHDVLPKYSGRVHRRRAKLIHVAGSDCVVGKRTTALQIHREALSRDIDSGYVGTGQTCLLAGCTEGAIIDRTPVFQAAGLVEHLVQQADPRHDLLIIKGQASVMHPAFGGLASAILQGSQPDAVVFAHDAERVSRYHWDHLPLADLETEIRMIEALGGAPVVAIATRGRDSVRRLRHLGLPVADVLDGDGAAVLLDAAEAVWSGSAAQDSGRAGAGWAGAGLAGAVR, from the coding sequence GTGCTTCTTTCAGAGTTTTCGCAATTGCCGCTCCCTGCCGTTCTGTTCGCCGACGGAGTATTCGCCCATCCTGAGGGAAAGACAGTCCAGGGGGTGATCCGGCACAGTACGGTGCTCCGCCCCGTCGCGGTCGTCGACCGCTCCCACCCCCACCCGACCTCGGCATCTGTACTGCCGGGAACCGACATCCCGGTCGTCGGGTCCGTCGCCGAGGCCATGAAATACGGCCCCGAGGCGCTGGTGGTGGCGCTGACCGAGTCCGATTTCGGTGAGTCGCTGGACGGCAAGTTCCTGCACACGCCGAGAGATCCGGGCGACCTGCCCGATTTCTGGTGGGACGAGATACACACCGCCGTTCGCAGTGGTCTTCACGTCATTTCCTGTCTCCATGTGCAGCTGCTCGGCACGGAACTTGCCGGGATGCTCTCGGAAGGGCAGCGCATTGTCGACGTGAGACGTCCGCACGATGTGCTTCCCAAGTATTCCGGACGGGTTCACAGGAGGCGCGCCAAACTGATTCATGTCGCCGGCAGCGACTGTGTCGTCGGAAAGCGCACCACCGCTCTCCAGATACACCGGGAAGCCCTTTCCCGTGACATCGACTCCGGCTACGTGGGCACCGGCCAGACCTGTCTGCTCGCCGGATGCACCGAAGGCGCGATCATCGACCGGACCCCGGTGTTCCAGGCGGCGGGCCTGGTCGAGCATCTGGTCCAGCAGGCCGACCCCCGCCACGATCTACTGATCATCAAGGGTCAGGCGTCCGTCATGCACCCGGCGTTCGGCGGCCTGGCCAGTGCGATCCTTCAGGGTTCGCAGCCCGACGCGGTCGTCTTCGCGCACGACGCCGAGCGCGTCTCGCGCTACCACTGGGACCATCTGCCCCTCGCCGACCTGGAGACGGAGATCCGTATGATCGAAGCCCTCGGCGGCGCCCCCGTCGTGGCCATTGCCACCCGCGGCCGGGACAGCGTGCGCAGGCTCCGCCATCTGGGACTCCCGGTCGCCGACGTCCTCGACGGTGACGGTGCGGCGGTCCTGCTGGACGCGGCCGAGGCCGTGTGGTCCGGGTCCGCAGCGCAGGACAGCGGCCGGGCGGGGGCCGGCTGGGCGGGAGCCGGTCTGGCGGGGGCCGTGCGGTGA
- a CDS encoding transglycosylase SLT domain-containing protein translates to MPRLSLLPSEGLSVSKSVIRRIAASKKTLAGAVVAVGVAGSMLATVPAQAAPTSAKAIAQQMIKDPAQFAAFNNIVSRESGWNHTATNASSGAYGLVQALPASKMASAGADWKTNPATQIKWGLDYMNSRYGSPVGAWNFWQTHHWY, encoded by the coding sequence ATGCCGCGACTGTCCTTGTTGCCTTCGGAAGGTCTGTCTGTGTCCAAGTCCGTCATCCGCCGCATCGCCGCTTCGAAGAAGACCCTCGCGGGTGCCGTCGTCGCCGTGGGTGTCGCCGGTTCCATGCTCGCCACGGTTCCCGCTCAGGCGGCCCCGACGAGCGCCAAGGCGATCGCCCAGCAGATGATCAAGGACCCGGCGCAGTTCGCGGCGTTCAACAACATCGTTTCCCGTGAGAGCGGCTGGAACCACACCGCCACGAACGCCTCCTCGGGCGCGTACGGCCTGGTGCAGGCCCTGCCGGCCTCGAAGATGGCCTCCGCGGGCGCCGACTGGAAGACCAACCCGGCCACCCAGATCAAGTGGGGCCTGGACTACATGAACTCCCGTTACGGCAGCCCCGTCGGTGCCTGGAACTTCTGGCAGACCCACCACTGGTACTAA
- a CDS encoding TIGR03086 family metal-binding protein has protein sequence MTDTATLDLGPQARVVAGLVAGVPDARLAGRTPCPDYAVGDLLGHLAGLAAAFRDAARKDLGPTTDTAPGSAAPSLPARWREELPQLLGELADAWKDPAAWTGMTRAGGVDLPGDIAGAVAVDELVVHGWDLARATGQEYVPDEAALRVSHAFLLAAAEDESRGGGIFGPVVPVAEDAPLLDRAVGLSGRDPGWRPPTSP, from the coding sequence ATGACTGATACGGCGACTCTCGACCTCGGACCGCAAGCCCGGGTCGTGGCCGGTCTCGTGGCGGGCGTCCCGGACGCCCGGCTCGCCGGCCGTACGCCCTGTCCCGACTACGCGGTAGGCGACCTGCTGGGTCACCTCGCGGGCCTCGCCGCCGCTTTCCGGGACGCCGCCCGCAAGGACCTGGGCCCCACGACGGACACGGCCCCCGGTTCGGCCGCGCCCTCCCTGCCCGCCCGCTGGCGCGAGGAACTGCCCCAGCTCCTCGGCGAACTGGCCGACGCCTGGAAGGATCCGGCCGCCTGGACCGGCATGACCCGCGCGGGCGGCGTGGACCTGCCCGGCGACATCGCCGGTGCGGTGGCCGTCGACGAACTGGTGGTCCACGGCTGGGACCTGGCTCGGGCCACCGGCCAGGAGTACGTACCCGATGAGGCCGCGCTGCGCGTTTCGCACGCGTTCCTGCTGGCGGCTGCCGAGGACGAGAGCCGAGGCGGGGGCATCTTCGGACCCGTCGTGCCCGTAGCGGAAGACGCCCCGCTGCTGGACCGGGCAGTCGGGCTGAGCGGGCGCGATCCGGGCTGGAGGCCGCCGACGTCCCCGTGA